One Aciduliprofundum boonei T469 genomic region harbors:
- a CDS encoding NCS2 family permease, with protein MTWSEKLDSFFKISEHGSTIRTEVIAGFTTFMTMAYIIFVNPAILSKAHMPFAPLVTTTVIATAVITALMGLLAKKPYALAPGMGLNAYFTYSVVLVMGYSWQVALTAVFIEGLIFIALSVTKVRTMVANAFPVTLKYSIGAGIGLFLTFIGLNNANIIRYTAEKLLPNGQAVGVVVSMNYINIPSVAIALFGIFITIIFLVNRIKGALLWGILGSTLAAVLWAIHNPWAASQLYPSGFSLPSSPVSLPASIAPIALKLDFQGLINAGALGVIFAFLMVDFFDTLGTVTGLSAKVGDLDEKGNIPEKPLTRMLLTDAIGTTFGALIGTSTVTTYIESAAGVEEGGRTGLVSIVVALLFTIGLFITPIVALVPSAATAPALILVGLFMLSNMKMVNFDDYTEYIPAFITLIVMPFTYSISNGIGAGIITYVITKMATRRFKEITPLMYILAIVFVIYFIWLYWL; from the coding sequence ATGACATGGTCTGAAAAATTAGACTCGTTTTTTAAGATTAGTGAACATGGCTCCACGATAAGAACTGAAGTTATCGCAGGGTTTACAACATTCATGACTATGGCATACATAATCTTCGTAAATCCAGCAATTCTCAGTAAGGCTCACATGCCATTTGCACCTCTTGTAACGACCACCGTTATAGCAACTGCAGTGATAACAGCGCTTATGGGTCTCTTAGCTAAGAAACCCTATGCATTGGCACCTGGTATGGGATTAAACGCTTATTTCACCTACAGCGTAGTATTGGTTATGGGTTATTCATGGCAGGTTGCTCTTACCGCAGTGTTCATTGAAGGTTTGATTTTCATAGCACTCTCAGTCACAAAAGTTAGAACGATGGTGGCAAATGCATTTCCAGTTACGCTCAAATATTCTATAGGCGCAGGCATAGGACTATTCCTTACATTTATAGGTCTAAATAACGCCAACATAATCAGATACACAGCAGAAAAATTGCTTCCAAATGGACAGGCAGTTGGTGTAGTGGTATCCATGAACTACATAAATATTCCATCTGTTGCCATAGCACTATTCGGGATATTCATAACAATAATATTCTTGGTTAACAGAATAAAAGGAGCACTTCTCTGGGGAATACTTGGCTCCACATTAGCAGCAGTTTTATGGGCAATACATAATCCGTGGGCAGCATCACAACTTTACCCATCAGGATTCTCTTTGCCATCCTCACCTGTCTCTTTACCAGCATCAATTGCACCCATTGCCTTAAAACTAGATTTTCAAGGGCTGATCAATGCAGGAGCCTTGGGAGTTATCTTTGCTTTCCTTATGGTGGATTTCTTTGATACCTTGGGCACTGTAACAGGTCTATCGGCGAAGGTTGGAGACCTTGATGAGAAGGGAAACATACCTGAAAAACCGCTAACAAGAATGTTATTGACCGATGCTATAGGCACTACATTCGGTGCTTTGATAGGTACATCCACAGTAACTACATACATAGAAAGTGCCGCTGGTGTAGAAGAGGGTGGCCGTACAGGATTGGTAAGTATAGTTGTGGCTCTCCTCTTTACAATTGGACTCTTCATAACACCCATAGTCGCCCTTGTGCCATCAGCCGCCACTGCCCCTGCCTTGATTCTTGTGGGTCTCTTTATGCTCTCAAACATGAAGATGGTGAATTTTGACGATTACACAGAGTACATTCCAGCTTTCATAACTCTCATAGTTATGCCATTCACTTACAGCATATCAAATGGAATAGGCGCAGGCATAATTACATATGTGATAACAAAGATGGCTACGAGGAGATTCAAGGAGATAACCCCGCTAATGTACATACTTGCAATCGTGTTTGTAATATACTTTATCTGGCTCTACTGGTTATGA
- a CDS encoding zinc ribbon domain-containing protein has product MRLAWQCPTCYAELGDKSYAKMLTCPYCGSLLIVNAKDKKFYRVPKENGWYYFRKANSPGYIRFGNYEEHYKYDKNDKKWYLLKNGKVFELSGKLKSFGKSIVEEGEVSYVWGEFPFVAPPKSTLKTAIEEDKIIKISSRAILLFLESNKEASDIFPEIL; this is encoded by the coding sequence ATGAGATTGGCTTGGCAATGCCCAACCTGCTATGCAGAGCTTGGAGATAAGAGCTATGCAAAGATGCTAACCTGTCCTTACTGCGGCTCTCTTCTTATTGTTAATGCAAAGGATAAAAAATTCTATAGGGTGCCAAAAGAGAATGGCTGGTATTATTTTAGAAAGGCAAATTCCCCCGGCTACATAAGATTTGGCAATTACGAGGAGCATTACAAATATGATAAGAATGATAAAAAATGGTACCTTTTGAAAAATGGAAAAGTATTCGAGCTCAGTGGAAAATTAAAAAGCTTTGGGAAAAGTATTGTAGAAGAAGGAGAAGTGAGTTATGTATGGGGTGAGTTTCCATTCGTTGCCCCTCCAAAGAGCACTTTGAAAACAGCCATAGAAGAGGATAAAATAATAAAAATATCTTCAAGAGCTATTCTCCTCTTTCTCGAGAGCAATAAGGAAGCTTCTGACATTTTTCCTGAAATCCTCTAA
- the folP gene encoding dihydropteroate synthase: MFNALVFNKSSYDLEHFMRKIGVSEDGISIMAKKGNFIVLRMENLPLKGALLLKQEALAAGMECALPWCTAALKCESTDAILFGTLRQFEILIEKMRKQPFKGKEMSDEMKEVIENYAKREFVIEAREYKIKIPPVKIMGILNVTPDSFSDGGKYLSVERAVERAKEMVKEGADIIDIGGESSRPFSEPVSEDEEMKRVLPVIEELQELKVPISIDTYKPRVAEEALKRGVSMVNDIYGLRKEGMAEIVRDYDAAVVIMHMKGEPKNMQLNPSYADTIGEIAKFLRERIEFALKKGIEEDKIMIDPGIGFGKRVEDNLRILKYFDSFKSLGFPILVGASRKSYMGKLLDLPVEERLESTIASDVIASLKGASIIRVHDVKENFRAIRMLEKITEVKI; the protein is encoded by the coding sequence ATGTTCAATGCATTAGTATTCAATAAAAGCTCCTATGATTTAGAGCATTTTATGAGAAAAATTGGTGTGAGTGAAGATGGTATTTCAATTATGGCAAAGAAGGGAAATTTTATAGTTTTAAGAATGGAAAATTTACCGCTTAAAGGGGCGCTTCTTCTAAAGCAGGAAGCTTTGGCAGCGGGGATGGAATGCGCATTGCCATGGTGCACTGCCGCATTAAAATGTGAAAGTACGGATGCCATATTGTTTGGCACTCTAAGACAATTCGAAATATTGATAGAGAAAATGAGAAAGCAGCCCTTCAAGGGTAAAGAGATGTCAGATGAAATGAAAGAAGTAATAGAGAACTACGCCAAAAGAGAATTTGTAATAGAGGCAAGGGAGTATAAAATAAAAATACCACCTGTGAAAATAATGGGCATACTAAATGTCACACCAGATTCATTTTCCGATGGGGGAAAATATTTGAGCGTTGAGAGGGCTGTGGAGAGAGCAAAGGAGATGGTCAAGGAAGGTGCAGATATAATTGATATTGGTGGAGAATCATCTCGTCCATTTTCAGAGCCAGTAAGTGAGGATGAGGAAATGAAGAGAGTTCTGCCCGTGATAGAAGAATTGCAAGAGCTAAAGGTTCCAATTTCAATAGACACATACAAACCTAGGGTTGCCGAGGAGGCATTAAAGAGAGGAGTGAGCATGGTGAATGATATTTACGGATTGAGAAAAGAAGGTATGGCAGAAATAGTAAGAGATTACGATGCGGCCGTGGTAATAATGCATATGAAAGGAGAGCCAAAGAACATGCAACTAAATCCAAGCTATGCAGATACGATAGGTGAAATAGCAAAATTCTTGAGGGAGAGAATAGAATTTGCCTTGAAGAAAGGGATAGAAGAGGATAAGATAATGATAGATCCAGGAATCGGGTTCGGCAAGAGAGTAGAGGATAATTTGAGAATTTTGAAATATTTTGATTCTTTCAAATCTCTGGGTTTTCCTATTTTGGTTGGGGCATCTAGAAAGAGCTATATGGGCAAGCTCCTTGATTTGCCTGTAGAAGAGAGATTAGAAAGCACTATTGCAAGCGATGTAATTGCCTCACTTAAAGGGGCCTCAATAATCAGAGTACATGATGTAAAGGAGAACTTCCGAGCGATAAGGATGCTTGAGAAAATTACGGAGGTAAAAATATGA